A DNA window from Sporosarcina sp. ANT_H38 contains the following coding sequences:
- a CDS encoding class I adenylate-forming enzyme family protein produces MDVGYLVNRVEKNYQTIDPEKIALRFESNEAWTYGDLNHQANQYAHALRQMGVKKGDRVGILLYNCLEYFALYFAIAKLGAIAVRINFRLTSEEFTYILNDSGPEILCLHSNIAERIASIRDAVQVKEYLCLEKDGHSIPEWSKSWRKLEEGNGTGPVHTDIDKADPVMLMYTSGTTGSPKGALWSHENTLWFANMQILKWGLHAETIGMSTGPLYHVGAMEDLVIPTLLVGGTIIVTQSGGFEIERIVNVIEKEQVTDCFLFPFMIYDLLNHPTASKYKFSNLRQIYSGGDPVIPWAIEQLYAKYPHVGFVQVYGLTEGTPIAASLDSKDAQTKGHTVGKPMPFTEIKIVDDEENVLGFDHVGEICIKGPSVSMGYWRKEAETARTFIDGWCHTGDLGYIDQHGYLAISGRKKDMIRSGGENIYPVEVEDVLIRHPAIRDVAIIGIPDPKFIESVCAVIVLTPGMTITKQEIEEFISEKLARYKKPKEIVFVDELPRTPSGKIQKYRLREQFSLTV; encoded by the coding sequence ATGGACGTCGGGTACTTAGTCAATAGGGTGGAAAAGAACTATCAAACAATAGATCCAGAAAAAATCGCTTTAAGATTTGAATCGAATGAAGCATGGACCTATGGCGATTTAAATCATCAGGCAAACCAATATGCGCATGCACTTCGTCAAATGGGCGTTAAAAAAGGAGATCGAGTTGGGATTTTGTTATACAACTGTCTTGAATACTTTGCCCTCTATTTCGCAATTGCAAAGCTAGGAGCGATTGCCGTTCGCATTAACTTTCGATTAACCAGTGAAGAGTTTACCTATATTTTGAATGATTCAGGCCCGGAAATATTGTGTTTACATTCGAATATAGCTGAAAGAATAGCGTCAATTCGAGACGCAGTCCAGGTGAAAGAATACCTATGTCTTGAAAAAGATGGGCATTCAATTCCTGAATGGTCAAAGAGTTGGCGTAAGTTAGAAGAGGGAAATGGAACAGGGCCGGTCCATACAGATATCGATAAAGCTGACCCGGTTATGTTGATGTACACATCGGGCACTACGGGAAGTCCTAAAGGTGCTCTATGGTCGCATGAAAATACGTTATGGTTTGCGAACATGCAAATACTGAAATGGGGGCTACATGCAGAGACAATCGGCATGTCAACAGGTCCTCTTTATCATGTCGGAGCCATGGAAGATCTTGTGATTCCGACACTTTTAGTGGGTGGAACAATCATCGTAACGCAGAGTGGAGGCTTTGAAATTGAACGAATCGTCAATGTGATTGAAAAGGAACAAGTAACAGATTGCTTCCTGTTTCCATTTATGATCTATGATTTGTTGAATCATCCTACAGCATCCAAATACAAATTTTCGAATTTACGACAAATCTATTCTGGGGGCGACCCTGTAATTCCTTGGGCAATTGAACAACTCTATGCGAAGTATCCGCATGTTGGATTTGTTCAAGTTTATGGCCTAACGGAAGGCACACCCATTGCTGCTTCTCTTGACTCGAAGGATGCACAAACGAAAGGGCATACAGTTGGAAAGCCCATGCCGTTTACGGAAATTAAAATTGTAGATGATGAAGAAAACGTGTTGGGCTTTGATCATGTCGGAGAAATTTGCATAAAGGGTCCGTCTGTTTCGATGGGATATTGGCGAAAAGAAGCAGAGACAGCACGTACATTTATCGATGGATGGTGTCATACGGGCGATCTCGGTTATATTGATCAACATGGTTATCTTGCCATATCAGGTCGAAAAAAAGACATGATCCGAAGTGGTGGTGAAAATATTTATCCAGTAGAAGTAGAGGATGTGCTCATACGCCACCCGGCCATACGAGATGTAGCCATTATTGGAATTCCTGATCCGAAATTTATAGAGTCAGTTTGTGCAGTCATTGTTCTGACACCAGGAATGACGATAACAAAACAGGAAATAGAAGAATTCATCTCAGAAAAACTTGCACGCTACAAAAAACCAAAAGAAATAGTCTTTGTGGATGAACTTCCGAGAACGCCCTCAGGGAAAATTCAAAAATATCGATTGAGAGAACAATTTAGTTTGACGGTCTGA
- a CDS encoding AMP-binding protein — MFLINQLLDHHAKHLPEKAYLFTNNDRLTYRDVHARVNALALSFCSLGIQKGDRIALYLQNRPEFIYAWFALNRIGAVMVPINTALVEKEVSYILNDSAVIGVIGEDQEIEHILDPAIAQCDSIRFCITTGIARNGWMSMDSLLENEGFIRYEIPNDEDLASILYTSGTTGNPKGVMCPHRYYIHLAQSAKKALELTEKDRLLTCLPLFHMNAQVLTVTTSLLSESSIVLLDKFKPTTFWQQVADYQATVFYYLGSILPLLSKLTETEEEMKNTLRLAVGAQADPERIVEYETRWKLEMIELYGMTEGGGTVNHVGNRRGGSSGTAFENHEIMIVDEMGNPLPALQAGEIIFTGPSLTLGYWNNIAETQKAYRDGWLYSGDIGYMDEDGFLYFLDRKNDIIRRNGENISSAEIERVLMAHPKILEVAAISVPDDLRGEEVKVYVVVKTGERIQAEEIIEWCESVMAKYKIPRFIEFRASLPKTATQKIQKSVLKNEISDSSSTVWERRTISA; from the coding sequence TTGTTCCTTATCAATCAATTATTAGATCATCATGCGAAACATTTACCGGAAAAAGCGTATTTATTTACGAATAACGATCGATTGACCTACCGTGATGTGCACGCCCGCGTCAATGCTTTGGCCCTTTCATTTTGTTCGCTTGGTATTCAGAAGGGAGATAGAATTGCTTTATATCTTCAAAATCGCCCTGAATTTATCTACGCCTGGTTTGCGTTAAATCGGATTGGCGCAGTGATGGTGCCGATCAACACTGCTTTAGTAGAAAAAGAAGTGTCCTATATTCTAAATGACAGCGCTGTAATTGGGGTGATAGGCGAGGATCAGGAAATTGAGCATATTTTAGATCCAGCTATTGCGCAATGTGATTCGATTCGATTTTGTATAACGACTGGGATAGCCAGAAACGGTTGGATGTCCATGGATAGTTTACTAGAGAATGAAGGATTCATTCGCTATGAAATACCGAATGACGAGGATCTAGCTTCGATACTATATACGTCGGGTACAACCGGAAATCCAAAAGGGGTCATGTGCCCGCATAGGTATTATATACACCTGGCTCAGTCCGCAAAAAAAGCTTTGGAGCTCACTGAAAAAGACAGGCTGTTAACATGTTTGCCTCTATTTCATATGAACGCTCAAGTACTGACGGTTACGACATCACTTTTATCAGAATCTAGTATTGTGCTATTAGACAAGTTTAAACCCACTACATTTTGGCAGCAAGTAGCCGACTATCAGGCAACGGTTTTCTATTATTTGGGTTCCATTCTACCTTTACTATCAAAATTAACTGAGACAGAGGAAGAGATGAAGAATACACTTCGATTAGCTGTAGGTGCACAAGCAGACCCGGAAAGAATTGTGGAATATGAAACAAGATGGAAGCTGGAAATGATTGAATTATACGGAATGACAGAGGGTGGAGGTACGGTAAATCATGTGGGGAACCGCAGGGGTGGTTCCAGTGGAACAGCCTTTGAAAATCATGAAATCATGATCGTAGACGAAATGGGAAATCCTTTGCCAGCGCTACAAGCAGGTGAAATAATCTTTACAGGTCCATCCTTAACACTTGGTTACTGGAACAACATTGCTGAAACGCAAAAGGCCTATCGTGATGGTTGGTTGTATTCTGGAGATATTGGTTATATGGATGAGGATGGTTTTTTGTACTTTTTAGATCGAAAAAATGATATCATTCGACGAAATGGAGAAAATATATCTTCGGCTGAGATTGAAAGGGTTTTAATGGCGCATCCGAAAATTCTGGAGGTAGCAGCCATTTCGGTTCCAGATGACTTACGTGGTGAAGAAGTAAAAGTGTATGTCGTTGTGAAAACAGGTGAACGTATCCAAGCAGAAGAAATCATAGAATGGTGCGAGTCTGTAATGGCAAAGTATAAAATTCCGCGTTTCATCGAATTTCGGGCAAGCTTGCCGAAGACAGCGACTCAAAAAATCCAAAAATCCGTTTTGAAAAATGAAATAAGTGATTCGAGTTCGACTGTTTGGGAACGCAGAACAATTAGTGCTTAA